In Strongyloides ratti genome assembly S_ratti_ED321, scaffold srae_chrx_scaffold0000002, a single window of DNA contains:
- a CDS encoding Histidine protein methyltransferase 1 homolog produces the protein MPEIFKYNGKTIKYLSSDEVNSIIEQSNYKNSNDLKDIDKSDLVPNIYEGGFKIWECTLDMCNYITNNCNFKGKTILDLGCGAGLSGICALHLEASYVYFQDFNDVVLKCYTEKNVEINGYNKNQAKYISGDWGDFSSSLKENGPKFDVILTTETIYSEQNYEKIYQVFLNGLKEDSDAYILLGGKLYYFGVGGSILGFMDFVKAKDHFNIEVVHIENSSVPRWILKITKKK, from the exons atGCCGgagatatttaaatataatggtaaaacaattaaatactTATCTTCTGATGAGGTTAATTCAATTATTGAACAATCAAATTATAAGAATTCAAATGATTTAAAGGATATAGACAAAAGTGATTTAGTCCCAAATATTTATGAAG gtGGTTTTAAGATATGGGAATGTACTTTGGATATGTGTAATTATATAActaataattgtaattttaaaggAAAAACAATTCTTGATTTAGGATGTGGAGCGGGACTTTCTGGAATTTGTGCTCTTCATCTTGAAGCATCTTATGTATACTTTCAAGATTTTAATGATGttgtattaaaatgttatactgaaaaaaatgttgagATAAAtggatataataaaaatcaagcaaaatatatttcaggAGATTGGGGAGATTTTAGTTCTAGTCTTAAAGAAAATGGACCAAAATTTGACGTTATTTTGACAACGGAAACTATTTATTCTGAACAAAACTATGAAAAGATATAtcaagtatttttaaatggtCTCAAAGAAGATTCTGATGCTTACAT atTACTAGGTGggaaactttattattttggtGTTGGTGGTTCAATTTTAGGATTTATGGATTTTGTTAAAGCAAAAGATCATTTCAACATAGAAGTCGTACATATCGAAAATTCATCAGTACCAAGAtggatattaaaaattaccaaaaaaaaatag